Proteins from one Staphylococcus saprophyticus subsp. saprophyticus ATCC 15305 = NCTC 7292 genomic window:
- the lysS gene encoding lysine--tRNA ligase — MSEEMNDQMQVRRQKLQELYDLGIDPFGQKFDRTSMATPLHEDWDQFSKEELHEKEEESHVSIAGRLMTKRGKGKAGFAHVQDLSGQIQIYVRKDQVGEDQFAIWNSADLGDIVGVEGVMFKTNTGELSVKAQSFTLLTKALRPLPDKFHGLQDIEQRYRQRYLDLITNQDSTQTFIKRSKILQEMRNYLNQQGFLEVETPMMHQIAGGAAARPFVTHHNALDATLYMRIAIELHLKRLIVGGLEKVYEIGRVFRNEGVSTRHNPEFTMIELYEAYADYHDIMDITENMIRHISEKVLGTAKVTYGEETIDLESKWKRIHMADAVKEETGVDFFNIQSDEDAKIAAKEHGIEITDNMKYGHILNEFFEQKVEETLIQPTFVYGHPIEISPLAKKNAEDPRFTDRFELFIVGREHGNAFTELNDPIDQRARFEAQLVEKEQGNDEAHEMDEDFIEALEYGMPPTGGLGIGIDRLVMLLTDSASIRDVLLFPYMRQK, encoded by the coding sequence ATGTCAGAAGAAATGAATGACCAAATGCAGGTCCGTCGCCAAAAATTACAAGAACTATATGATTTAGGAATAGATCCATTTGGTCAAAAATTTGATCGTACTTCAATGGCAACCCCATTACATGAAGACTGGGATCAATTTAGCAAAGAAGAATTACATGAAAAAGAAGAAGAAAGTCATGTAAGTATTGCTGGACGTTTAATGACGAAACGCGGAAAAGGTAAAGCGGGCTTTGCACACGTTCAAGATTTAAGTGGTCAAATACAGATTTATGTAAGAAAAGACCAAGTAGGTGAAGATCAATTTGCTATTTGGAATTCTGCAGATCTTGGAGATATAGTAGGCGTGGAAGGCGTAATGTTTAAAACTAACACTGGTGAACTATCAGTTAAAGCACAGTCATTCACTTTATTAACAAAAGCCTTACGTCCACTCCCAGATAAGTTCCATGGCTTACAAGATATAGAACAACGTTATCGTCAGCGTTATTTAGACCTAATTACTAACCAAGATAGTACACAAACATTCATTAAACGTAGTAAAATATTGCAAGAGATGCGTAACTATTTAAATCAACAAGGATTTTTAGAAGTAGAAACACCTATGATGCATCAAATCGCAGGTGGAGCAGCTGCACGTCCTTTCGTTACACATCATAATGCGTTAGACGCTACTTTATATATGAGAATTGCGATTGAATTACATTTGAAACGTTTAATTGTTGGTGGATTAGAAAAAGTTTATGAAATAGGTCGTGTATTTAGAAATGAAGGTGTGTCTACAAGACATAATCCGGAATTTACTATGATTGAATTATATGAAGCTTACGCTGATTATCATGATATTATGGATATTACAGAAAATATGATTAGACATATATCTGAAAAAGTATTAGGTACTGCGAAAGTAACGTATGGAGAAGAAACAATAGATTTAGAATCTAAATGGAAACGAATCCATATGGCCGATGCCGTTAAAGAAGAAACAGGTGTCGACTTCTTCAACATTCAAAGTGACGAAGATGCGAAAATAGCTGCTAAAGAACACGGCATAGAAATTACAGATAATATGAAATATGGTCATATATTAAATGAGTTCTTTGAACAAAAAGTTGAAGAAACACTCATTCAACCAACATTTGTATATGGTCACCCAATTGAAATCTCTCCATTAGCTAAGAAAAATGCGGAAGATCCAAGATTTACAGATCGTTTTGAGTTGTTTATTGTTGGAAGAGAACACGGTAATGCATTTACTGAATTAAATGATCCAATCGATCAAAGAGCAAGATTTGAAGCGCAATTAGTAGAAAAAGAACAAGGCAACGATGAAGCACATGAAATGGATGAAGACTTTATCGAGGCGTTAGAATATGGTATGCCTCCTACAGGTGGATTAGGGATCGGAATTGACAGATTGGTTATGTTACTTACAGATTCTGCCTCTATTAGAGACGTATTACTGTTCCCTTATATGAGACAAAAATAA
- the folK gene encoding 2-amino-4-hydroxy-6-hydroxymethyldihydropteridine diphosphokinase, whose translation MTYAYLGLGSNVGERLTQLEAAISILNDKEGITVTQKSPIYETDPVGYVDQPQFLNQCIEVQTTLEPNELLKACLDTEQQLHRVRDIRWGPRTLDVDILLYGDQIINEPELIVPHPRMLERSFVLIPLNDIATNVIEPNSNKEIGHLVIPDESVKKYEF comes from the coding sequence ATGACATACGCATATTTAGGTTTAGGAAGTAATGTTGGGGAGCGGTTGACTCAGCTTGAAGCGGCCATATCGATTTTAAATGATAAAGAGGGCATTACAGTTACACAGAAGTCACCGATTTATGAGACGGACCCAGTAGGTTATGTAGATCAACCGCAATTTTTGAATCAATGTATTGAAGTTCAAACCACATTGGAGCCTAACGAATTATTGAAAGCCTGTTTGGATACTGAGCAACAACTACATCGAGTGAGAGATATACGTTGGGGGCCAAGAACCTTAGATGTTGATATCTTATTATATGGAGATCAAATTATTAATGAACCTGAGTTAATAGTGCCACATCCACGTATGTTGGAACGTTCGTTTGTACTTATTCCATTGAATGACATTGCAACGAATGTCATTGAACCTAATTCAAATAAGGAAATAGGGCATTTAGTGATACCAGATGAGTCAGTTAAAAAATATGAATTTTAA
- the folB gene encoding dihydroneopterin aldolase — protein MSDTIFLNGMRFYSYHGALPAENEIGQIFIVDITMNVDLSTAGQSDDVKDTVHYGEVFEDVKAIMEGEPVNLLEHLAERIAKRINSHYNRVVETKVRITKENPPIPGHYDGVGVEIVRESRA, from the coding sequence ATGAGCGACACAATATTTCTTAATGGTATGAGATTTTATAGTTATCATGGTGCGCTACCAGCTGAAAATGAAATTGGCCAAATATTTATCGTTGATATTACGATGAATGTTGATTTGAGCACAGCGGGTCAGTCAGATGATGTTAAGGATACGGTACACTATGGTGAAGTATTTGAAGATGTTAAAGCAATTATGGAAGGTGAGCCGGTAAATTTATTGGAGCATCTAGCGGAACGTATTGCAAAACGTATAAATTCACACTATAATCGTGTAGTGGAAACGAAAGTCAGAATCACTAAAGAGAATCCACCCATACCAGGTCATTATGATGGTGTAGGTGTAGAAATAGTGAGGGAGAGTCGCGCATGA
- the folP gene encoding dihydropteroate synthase: protein MTHTKIMGILNVTPDSFSDGGKYNTVDRAVKRAEEMVEEGVDIIDVGGISTRPGFEEITVEEELDRVLPVVKALSHLDVQLSIDTYRSEVAEAAMKLGATMINDQWAGLNDARIFDIVAKYEGEIVLMHNGDGQRSEPVVDEMLVYLLKQANKAEMAGIPQHKVWLDPGIGFAKTREEEKEVMARLDELVATGYPVLLATSRKRFIKEMIEQETTPVERDEATAATTAYGIMEGVKAVRVHNVALNVRLGQSMDYLKENDNERHNIS from the coding sequence ATGACACATACAAAAATTATGGGCATATTAAACGTTACACCGGATTCATTTTCAGACGGCGGTAAATATAATACAGTCGATCGTGCAGTGAAAAGGGCAGAGGAAATGGTAGAAGAGGGTGTGGATATTATAGATGTTGGTGGTATATCTACAAGACCAGGATTCGAAGAAATTACTGTAGAAGAGGAATTGGACCGTGTATTACCGGTAGTGAAGGCATTGAGTCACTTAGACGTTCAACTATCAATCGATACATATAGAAGTGAAGTAGCAGAAGCAGCGATGAAATTAGGTGCAACGATGATAAATGATCAATGGGCTGGACTAAATGATGCACGTATATTTGATATTGTTGCAAAATACGAGGGAGAAATTGTGTTAATGCACAATGGCGATGGTCAAAGATCAGAACCAGTTGTTGATGAAATGTTAGTGTACTTGCTTAAACAAGCAAATAAAGCTGAAATGGCTGGCATTCCTCAACATAAAGTTTGGCTCGATCCAGGTATTGGGTTTGCAAAAACTAGAGAAGAAGAAAAAGAAGTCATGGCACGATTAGACGAACTTGTAGCTACAGGTTACCCAGTACTATTGGCAACAAGTAGAAAAAGATTTATTAAAGAAATGATTGAGCAAGAGACCACACCTGTTGAACGAGATGAAGCAACAGCTGCTACTACAGCCTATGGTATAATGGAAGGCGTAAAAGCGGTTAGAGTTCATAATGTCGCGCTGAATGTTCGTTTAGGACAAAGCATGGATTATTTAAAGGAGAATGATAATGAGCGACACAATATTTCTTAA
- the cysK gene encoding cysteine synthase A, which produces MTNKPVDNIVEVIGNTPVVKLNKVVDEDIADVYVKLEYQNPGGSVKDRIALAMIEEAEKAGKIKPGDTIVEPTSGNTGIGLAFVCAAKGYKAVFTMPETMSQERRNLLKAYGAELVLTPGSEAMKGAIKKAKELKEEHGYYEPQQFENPANPRVHELTTGPELVQQFEGKTIDSFLAGVGTGGTLSGAGKVLKENYPDINLVAIEPEDSPVLSGGEPGPHKLQGLGAGFIPDTLDENIYDEVVQVGNETAMDMARKVAKEEGILCGISSGAAIYAAIEKAKQLGKGKTVVTVLPSNGERYLSTPLFAFDD; this is translated from the coding sequence ATGACAAATAAACCAGTAGATAACATTGTAGAGGTAATTGGTAACACACCAGTAGTTAAATTAAATAAGGTAGTAGACGAAGACATTGCAGACGTATATGTTAAACTTGAATATCAAAATCCAGGTGGTTCTGTAAAAGATCGTATTGCATTAGCGATGATTGAAGAAGCTGAAAAAGCAGGCAAAATCAAACCAGGTGATACGATTGTTGAACCAACAAGTGGTAACACTGGTATTGGTTTAGCATTTGTTTGTGCTGCTAAAGGTTATAAAGCCGTTTTCACTATGCCTGAAACAATGAGTCAAGAGCGTCGTAATTTATTAAAAGCATATGGCGCAGAATTAGTATTAACGCCTGGTTCAGAAGCTATGAAAGGCGCGATTAAAAAAGCAAAAGAATTAAAAGAAGAACATGGTTATTATGAACCTCAACAATTTGAGAACCCTGCTAATCCTCGTGTTCACGAATTAACAACAGGTCCAGAATTAGTTCAGCAATTTGAAGGTAAAACAATTGATTCGTTCTTAGCTGGTGTTGGTACTGGTGGTACATTAAGTGGTGCTGGTAAAGTATTGAAAGAAAACTACCCAGACATTAACTTAGTTGCGATTGAACCAGAAGATTCACCTGTATTAAGTGGTGGCGAACCTGGTCCACATAAACTACAAGGTTTAGGTGCAGGATTTATTCCAGACACTTTAGATGAAAATATCTATGACGAAGTAGTTCAAGTAGGTAATGAAACTGCAATGGACATGGCGCGTAAAGTTGCTAAAGAAGAAGGTATCTTATGTGGTATTTCTTCAGGTGCTGCTATTTATGCGGCTATTGAAAAAGCGAAACAATTAGGAAAAGGTAAAACAGTAGTGACTGTATTACCAAGTAATGGTGAACGTTACCTTTCTACTCCTTTATTCGCATTTGATGACTAA
- the hslO gene encoding Hsp33 family molecular chaperone HslO → MTNDYIVKALAFGGQIRAYSALTTESVQEAQTRHYTWPTASAALGRTMTATLMMGAMLKGNQKLTVTVDGQGPIGKVIADADAKGNVRGYVTNPQTHFPLNDHGKLDVSRAVGTNGSLTVVKDVGLKDYFSGSSPLVSGELGDDFTYYFAKSEQVPSSVGLGVLVNPDNSIKASGGFLIQVMPGAEDETINKLEDAINHMTPVSKLIDQGLTPEELLFEILGEENVQILENVPAHFECNCGHDKFLNAIKGLGEAEIQNMINEDHGAEAECHFCRNKYQFSEEELQQLLDNIK, encoded by the coding sequence ATGACAAATGATTATATAGTTAAAGCTTTAGCTTTTGGAGGACAGATTCGTGCTTACAGTGCCTTGACAACTGAGAGTGTGCAAGAAGCACAAACAAGACATTATACTTGGCCGACTGCTTCTGCAGCACTTGGGCGCACAATGACTGCGACATTAATGATGGGCGCAATGCTAAAAGGAAATCAGAAGTTAACAGTTACAGTAGATGGCCAAGGACCAATTGGCAAAGTTATTGCTGATGCAGACGCTAAAGGAAATGTACGAGGTTATGTCACAAACCCACAAACCCATTTTCCTTTAAATGATCATGGCAAGTTAGATGTTAGCCGTGCAGTAGGAACGAATGGTTCATTAACAGTTGTTAAAGATGTAGGATTGAAAGATTATTTTTCTGGTTCTAGTCCACTTGTTTCAGGTGAACTCGGCGATGATTTCACATACTATTTTGCAAAAAGTGAACAAGTTCCTTCATCAGTAGGATTGGGTGTATTGGTTAATCCAGATAATTCAATTAAAGCTTCTGGAGGATTTTTAATACAAGTTATGCCAGGCGCAGAAGACGAAACGATTAATAAACTAGAAGATGCGATTAATCATATGACACCTGTTTCTAAACTCATTGATCAGGGTTTAACACCTGAAGAATTACTTTTTGAAATATTAGGTGAAGAAAATGTACAAATATTAGAAAATGTTCCAGCACACTTTGAATGTAATTGTGGACATGACAAATTTTTAAATGCGATTAAAGGTTTGGGAGAAGCTGAAATTCAAAATATGATAAATGAGGATCATGGTGCTGAGGCGGAATGTCATTTCTGCAGAAATAAATATCAATTTTCTGAAGAAGAGTTACAGCAATTATTAGATAATATTAAATAA
- the ftsH gene encoding ATP-dependent zinc metalloprotease FtsH, which produces MQKAFRNVLVIAIIGVIIFGLFSFLNGNGNMPKQLTYNQFVKQLDKGDLKSLEIQPEQNVYMVSGKTKDDKEYSSTILYNNDKELEKITDKAQNQDGLKFTVKEEEKQSVFVSILTTLIPVLIIALLFIFFLSQAQGGGGGGGRMMNFGKSKAKMYDSQKKRVRFSDVAGADEEKQELIEIVDFLKDNKQFKQMGSRIPKGVLLVGPPGTGKTLLARAVAGEAGTPFFSISGSDFVEMFVGVGASRVRDLFENAKKNAPCIIFIDEIDAVGRQRGAGVGGGHDEREQTLNQLLVEMDGFGENEGIIMIAATNRPDILDPALLRPGRFDRQIQVGRPDVKGREAILHVHAKNKPLDETVDLKAVSQRTPGFSGADLENLLNEASLVAVREGKKKIDMRDIEEATDRVIAGPAKKSRVISEKERNIVAHHEAGHTIIGMVLDEAEVVHKVTIVPRGQAGGYAMMLPKQDRFLMTEPELLDKICGLLGGRVSEDINFNEVSTGASNDFERATQIARQMVTEYGMSKKLGPIQFSSSSNGQVFLGKDMQGDPEYSGQIAYEIDKEVQRIIKEQYERCKDILLEHKSQLLLIAESLLTEETLVAEQIQSLFHDGVLPEVDYDGAKVVEEDKNDFEDGKYGKSYEDVRKEQLNRSDDDQKDDHEDEESGDNEKDGENSEPTGHEQAPDIDRPGNSNDPGRRN; this is translated from the coding sequence ATGCAGAAAGCCTTTCGTAATGTGCTTGTTATCGCAATTATTGGCGTTATAATATTTGGTTTATTTTCATTTTTAAATGGAAATGGTAATATGCCAAAACAACTTACATATAACCAATTTGTGAAACAGCTAGATAAAGGTGATTTAAAATCACTTGAGATACAGCCTGAACAAAATGTATATATGGTAAGCGGTAAAACCAAAGATGATAAAGAATATTCTTCAACAATTTTATATAACAACGATAAAGAATTAGAAAAAATAACTGATAAAGCACAAAACCAAGACGGATTGAAATTTACAGTTAAAGAAGAAGAAAAACAAAGTGTATTTGTAAGTATTCTAACTACACTAATTCCTGTATTAATTATTGCATTATTATTTATTTTCTTCCTAAGCCAAGCTCAAGGTGGCGGCGGCGGTGGCGGTCGTATGATGAACTTTGGTAAGTCCAAAGCTAAAATGTACGATAGCCAGAAGAAACGTGTTCGCTTCTCTGATGTAGCAGGCGCGGATGAAGAGAAACAAGAATTGATTGAAATTGTCGATTTCTTAAAAGACAATAAACAATTTAAACAAATGGGATCAAGAATTCCAAAAGGTGTTTTATTAGTAGGACCTCCAGGTACAGGTAAGACTTTACTTGCACGTGCGGTTGCTGGTGAAGCAGGCACACCATTCTTCTCAATTAGTGGTTCTGACTTCGTTGAGATGTTTGTTGGTGTCGGTGCAAGTCGTGTACGTGATTTATTTGAAAATGCTAAGAAAAATGCACCATGTATTATTTTCATCGATGAAATTGATGCAGTGGGTCGTCAGCGTGGCGCTGGTGTTGGTGGCGGACACGATGAACGTGAACAAACGCTTAACCAATTACTAGTTGAAATGGACGGATTTGGCGAAAATGAAGGTATCATTATGATTGCCGCTACGAACCGCCCTGATATTTTAGACCCAGCATTATTACGTCCGGGTCGTTTTGATAGACAAATTCAAGTGGGTCGTCCAGATGTTAAAGGACGTGAAGCGATTTTACATGTTCACGCTAAGAACAAGCCACTTGATGAAACAGTAGACTTAAAAGCAGTTTCTCAAAGAACACCAGGCTTCTCTGGTGCAGATTTAGAAAACTTACTTAACGAAGCATCTTTAGTTGCTGTTCGTGAAGGTAAGAAAAAAATCGATATGCGTGATATAGAAGAAGCTACTGACCGTGTTATTGCAGGTCCAGCTAAAAAATCTCGTGTTATTTCAGAAAAAGAACGTAATATTGTTGCCCACCATGAAGCTGGTCATACAATTATTGGTATGGTGCTTGATGAAGCCGAAGTTGTTCATAAAGTAACGATTGTTCCACGTGGACAAGCGGGCGGTTATGCAATGATGTTACCTAAACAAGATCGCTTCTTAATGACCGAACCAGAGTTGCTAGATAAAATTTGTGGCTTACTTGGTGGACGTGTTTCAGAAGATATCAACTTTAATGAAGTTTCTACGGGTGCTTCTAATGACTTTGAACGTGCAACGCAAATTGCGCGTCAAATGGTTACAGAATACGGTATGAGTAAGAAACTTGGACCTATTCAATTCTCAAGCAGTAGCAATGGCCAAGTGTTCTTAGGTAAAGATATGCAAGGTGATCCTGAATACTCTGGACAAATTGCTTATGAAATTGATAAAGAAGTACAACGCATTATTAAAGAACAATATGAGCGTTGTAAAGACATTCTGTTAGAACATAAATCACAATTACTCTTAATTGCTGAATCATTACTAACAGAAGAAACATTAGTTGCTGAACAAATACAATCATTATTCCATGATGGTGTGTTGCCAGAAGTTGACTATGACGGAGCTAAAGTCGTAGAAGAAGACAAAAATGACTTCGAAGATGGTAAATACGGTAAATCATATGAAGATGTGCGTAAAGAACAATTAAATCGTAGTGACGATGATCAAAAAGACGATCATGAAGATGAAGAATCTGGTGACAATGAAAAAGACGGTGAAAATTCAGAGCCAACTGGCCATGAACAAGCACCTGACATTGACAGACCAGGTAATTCAAACGACCCTGGTCGTCGAAACTAA
- the hpt gene encoding hypoxanthine phosphoribosyltransferase: protein MRDDLKEILLSEEDIHQICKDLGEEITRAYNGKPLVCIGILKGSVMFMADLIKYIDTHLAIDFMDVSSYHGGTESTGEVQILKDLSSSIENKDVLIIEDILETGTTLKSITELLESRRVNSLEIVTLLDKPNRRKADIEAKYVGKKIPDEFVVGYGLDYAEHYRNLPYIGTLKPEIYSK, encoded by the coding sequence ATGCGAGATGATTTAAAAGAAATATTATTATCAGAGGAAGATATTCATCAGATTTGTAAAGATTTAGGTGAAGAGATTACACGAGCTTATAATGGGAAACCACTTGTATGTATCGGCATATTAAAAGGTTCGGTCATGTTTATGGCAGACTTAATAAAATATATTGATACGCATTTAGCTATTGATTTCATGGATGTTTCAAGTTATCACGGTGGCACAGAATCTACTGGAGAAGTTCAAATTTTAAAAGATTTGAGTTCGTCAATTGAAAATAAAGATGTGTTAATTATTGAAGATATTTTAGAAACTGGAACAACATTAAAATCAATCACTGAGTTATTGGAGTCACGTCGTGTTAATTCACTTGAAATTGTAACATTACTTGATAAACCAAATCGTCGTAAAGCTGATATTGAAGCTAAGTACGTTGGTAAAAAGATTCCGGATGAATTTGTGGTTGGATACGGTTTAGATTATGCTGAACACTATCGTAACTTACCGTATATAGGGACACTTAAACCAGAAATTTATTCAAAGTAA
- the tilS gene encoding tRNA lysidine(34) synthetase TilS, with protein sequence MKLNVNTEGWTKDKHIVLAVSTGVDSMVLLHELITRLKDSYAKLTCLHVNHNIRPIAKEEEYFLKQFCKAHHVELYVRHLDLSDVIEKGNSIENDARVARYQWFDEMMYELKADILLTAHHQDDQIETIFYRVMTGRSTRSSLGMAYQTTRASYQICKPLLSTTKNEIRDYQVMHRVPYYEDETNTQNHYVRNDIRNRILPEINENAQLATDQLIKLKEWHDEQLEVINNEAVAFIKQDILKSVKTQKYTIARSQFLNLRHSVKMAVLDNLFEQLQITRSITEKTYNEWFQKLEGNLTQCTLYTTDKWIIHIAYDKFIIMANYDVKHFPIQITHPGIYNYSHYQIDVKHDFPAGDFPLVIRTRRDGDKFELNGMEGHKKISRLLIDHKIVQSERNQLPVMVNAQNEIIAVGTLYLKNKYEQSIFIRYMGEE encoded by the coding sequence ATGAAGCTGAACGTTAATACTGAGGGTTGGACGAAAGATAAGCACATTGTATTGGCGGTTTCTACAGGTGTTGATAGCATGGTGTTATTACATGAGTTAATCACAAGATTGAAAGATTCATACGCAAAATTAACCTGCTTACATGTAAATCACAACATCCGGCCGATAGCGAAGGAAGAAGAATATTTTCTCAAACAATTTTGTAAAGCGCATCATGTTGAGCTTTACGTTAGGCATTTAGATTTATCAGATGTTATTGAAAAAGGGAATAGTATTGAAAATGACGCAAGAGTAGCACGTTACCAATGGTTTGATGAGATGATGTATGAATTAAAGGCAGATATCTTACTGACCGCCCATCATCAAGATGATCAGATAGAAACTATTTTTTATCGAGTAATGACTGGACGTTCCACAAGAAGTAGTTTAGGTATGGCTTATCAAACTACACGCGCATCTTATCAGATATGTAAACCATTATTATCGACAACAAAAAATGAAATTCGTGATTATCAAGTTATGCATCGTGTACCTTATTATGAAGATGAAACAAATACACAAAATCATTATGTGAGAAATGACATTCGTAATCGTATTTTGCCTGAAATAAATGAAAATGCACAACTTGCTACAGATCAATTAATCAAACTAAAAGAGTGGCATGATGAACAACTTGAAGTGATAAATAACGAAGCCGTCGCATTTATAAAACAGGATATACTTAAAAGTGTTAAAACACAGAAGTATACGATAGCAAGATCACAATTTTTAAATTTAAGGCATAGTGTCAAGATGGCAGTGTTAGATAACCTGTTTGAACAACTTCAAATCACTCGCTCAATAACTGAAAAAACTTATAATGAGTGGTTTCAAAAATTAGAAGGAAATTTGACGCAATGCACATTATACACGACAGATAAATGGATAATTCATATCGCTTATGATAAATTTATAATAATGGCAAATTATGATGTGAAACATTTTCCGATTCAGATTACTCACCCCGGTATATACAACTATAGTCATTATCAAATTGACGTTAAACATGACTTTCCTGCTGGAGACTTTCCGTTAGTTATTCGTACACGAAGAGATGGAGATAAATTCGAGTTGAATGGTATGGAAGGACATAAAAAAATAAGTAGGTTGCTTATTGATCATAAAATCGTTCAATCCGAACGCAATCAATTACCAGTCATGGTTAATGCCCAAAATGAGATTATTGCTGTTGGCACATTATATTTAAAAAATAAATACGAACAATCAATTTTTATACGATATATGGGAGAGGAATGA
- a CDS encoding S1 domain-containing RNA-binding protein, translated as MSIEVGNKLKGKVTGIKKFGAFVELPEGKSGLVHISEVADNYVENVEDHLSVGDEVEVKVLSIADDGKISLSIKKAKDRPRRPQSKPSHKQPQPKGEDFEKKLTNFLKDSEDKLTSIKRQTESRRGGKGARR; from the coding sequence ATGTCAATCGAAGTAGGAAACAAGCTTAAAGGTAAAGTCACTGGTATTAAAAAGTTTGGCGCTTTCGTCGAACTTCCAGAAGGAAAAAGTGGCTTAGTTCACATAAGTGAAGTTGCAGATAATTACGTTGAAAACGTAGAAGATCATTTATCTGTTGGAGATGAAGTTGAAGTTAAAGTGCTATCTATTGCTGATGACGGTAAAATTAGTCTATCTATTAAAAAAGCAAAAGATCGTCCGCGTAGACCTCAAAGTAAACCTAGTCATAAACAACCACAACCCAAAGGTGAAGACTTTGAAAAGAAATTAACAAACTTCTTAAAAGATAGCGAAGATAAATTAACTTCCATCAAACGTCAAACTGAATCAAGACGCGGCGGCAAAGGCGCTAGACGCTAA
- a CDS encoding FtsB family cell division protein, translating into MSKKVENIGNTFTSSENKKKQKQKMRRRVIRRRITLFGGILLAIIIILCIMLVTQKQSNNDDAVERQQKEEKYQKQQDEELALKEQLNNLNDKSYIEKVARDDYYLSNDGEVIFKLPSDKSDAGSKSSKEDK; encoded by the coding sequence TTGAGTAAAAAAGTTGAAAATATCGGAAATACGTTCACCTCTTCTGAAAATAAAAAGAAACAAAAGCAAAAAATGAGAAGACGTGTGATACGCAGACGTATCACTTTGTTTGGTGGGATACTGCTCGCGATTATTATTATTTTGTGTATCATGCTTGTCACTCAAAAGCAAAGTAATAATGACGATGCTGTAGAACGACAACAAAAAGAAGAAAAATATCAAAAGCAACAAGATGAGGAATTAGCATTAAAAGAACAACTTAACAACTTAAATGATAAGAGCTATATAGAAAAAGTAGCGAGAGATGATTACTATTTAAGTAATGATGGAGAAGTTATATTTAAGTTACCGAGTGATAAATCGGATGCAGGTTCAAAATCTTCTAAAGAAGATAAATAG
- a CDS encoding RNA-binding S4 domain-containing protein: MRLDKYLKVSRLVKRRTLAKEISDQGRITVNGSVAKAGTDVKVTDELVIRFGQKIVTINVTGLSEHATKENAKGMYEIVKEEKVGGE; encoded by the coding sequence ATGAGACTGGATAAATATTTAAAAGTATCAAGACTGGTAAAACGTCGTACATTAGCGAAAGAAATTAGTGACCAAGGTCGTATCACTGTAAATGGTTCAGTTGCTAAAGCTGGAACAGATGTTAAAGTAACGGACGAACTTGTCATTCGTTTTGGACAAAAAATTGTAACAATAAATGTTACAGGGTTAAGTGAACATGCAACTAAAGAAAACGCAAAAGGCATGTATGAGATTGTTAAAGAAGAAAAAGTTGGCGGAGAATAA